From a region of the uncultured Desulfatiglans sp. genome:
- a CDS encoding N-methylhydantoinase A/acetone carboxylase, beta subunit → MRYVIGVDVGGTFTDLVCLDEKGRIHVTKTPSTPRDPSIAIMEGLSKVASMLDKDVKTLFRETTHITHGTTVSTNTVLTWSGAKVGLLCTLGFRDTLGIRFGIRENPYNFTIPQPDSLCPRYLRMPVQERINFAGDEVTPLSEKDVYQACDFFKKEQVEAVAICFLWSFKNPAHERRALDICRAEMPDCYVCASFEIQPEIREYWRMSTSVINAYVGPKLSAYLTNLMRSLKEGGFDGQLLITQSNAGVIFPEVAIEQAVRTVLSGPACAPAAAAYVGQALDLKNVITVDMGGTSFDVCLIKEGKPMTTLESAVGGIYHMKLPLVDVHTIGTGGGSIAWLDKMGVLHMGPQSAGSDPGPACYGKGGQKPTSTDADLVLGYLDPKYYLGGEMALYPELAHKVIEEEIARPLGLDVVDAAWAMRRIIDHQMVDGISIVSVQRGEDPRRYTLVVAGGAGALHAASLARVLGIRRLLVPKTSSVFCALGGVIADVRHDFVRSITCRMGSVDLGQLNYGFEEMRSTGDEYLEREGISIPDRYYIKSLDMRYKGQYHELEVPIRNKNVGVIDGDLDASALKQLVDEFHELHENLYSYRDTTETEILNLRLAACGTVHTPPLEESAFVSRDASAFIKGQRQAYFEDSGGFSSTVVYDGESMEVGNVIKGPAIVEMITTTILVPPDAFLEVTPYSSFLIELTK, encoded by the coding sequence ATGCGGTATGTTATCGGAGTTGATGTCGGCGGAACGTTTACCGATCTAGTCTGCCTTGATGAAAAAGGTCGAATTCATGTTACCAAAACACCATCGACGCCAAGAGATCCTTCGATTGCTATTATGGAAGGATTATCCAAGGTAGCAAGCATGCTCGATAAAGATGTTAAAACGCTATTCAGAGAAACAACTCACATCACTCACGGTACTACCGTAAGCACCAATACCGTACTTACATGGAGCGGGGCTAAAGTCGGTCTTTTATGCACTCTTGGTTTTAGAGATACTCTTGGAATTCGGTTCGGTATCCGCGAGAATCCGTATAACTTCACAATACCGCAGCCCGACAGTCTTTGCCCTCGTTACTTGCGTATGCCTGTTCAGGAGCGCATAAATTTTGCTGGTGATGAAGTTACGCCGCTTAGTGAAAAAGATGTATATCAGGCGTGTGATTTTTTCAAAAAGGAGCAGGTTGAGGCAGTTGCGATCTGTTTTTTGTGGTCTTTCAAGAATCCTGCTCACGAGAGGAGGGCACTCGACATATGTCGTGCGGAAATGCCCGACTGCTATGTTTGTGCTTCATTCGAAATCCAACCAGAGATTCGTGAATATTGGCGTATGAGTACCTCGGTGATCAATGCTTATGTCGGTCCTAAACTTTCAGCCTATCTGACTAATCTTATGCGCTCTTTGAAAGAAGGGGGTTTTGACGGTCAGTTGCTTATAACGCAAAGCAATGCGGGAGTTATTTTCCCCGAAGTGGCCATCGAGCAGGCAGTCCGAACAGTGCTTTCTGGCCCTGCATGCGCTCCTGCGGCAGCCGCTTACGTAGGTCAAGCCCTGGATCTTAAAAATGTTATCACGGTGGATATGGGTGGTACCAGTTTTGACGTTTGCCTCATTAAAGAAGGGAAACCTATGACCACTCTTGAGAGCGCTGTCGGCGGCATCTATCACATGAAATTACCTCTGGTAGACGTTCATACTATTGGCACGGGTGGGGGGAGTATTGCGTGGTTGGACAAAATGGGGGTTCTGCATATGGGGCCGCAGAGCGCTGGATCCGATCCGGGGCCGGCGTGCTATGGGAAAGGTGGACAAAAGCCGACCAGCACCGATGCCGATCTTGTTTTGGGTTATCTCGACCCCAAATACTACCTTGGAGGGGAGATGGCTCTTTATCCCGAGCTCGCTCACAAAGTTATAGAAGAGGAAATTGCACGCCCGCTAGGCCTTGATGTGGTAGATGCCGCTTGGGCTATGCGTCGGATCATTGATCATCAAATGGTCGATGGAATTTCGATCGTCTCAGTCCAGCGAGGCGAAGATCCGCGCCGTTATACTTTGGTGGTAGCTGGCGGTGCCGGTGCGCTGCATGCTGCGAGTCTCGCTCGGGTTCTCGGAATTCGACGCCTGCTTGTGCCCAAAACATCATCCGTTTTCTGTGCACTGGGCGGTGTTATAGCGGATGTTCGTCATGATTTTGTGCGCTCAATCACTTGCCGTATGGGTAGCGTTGACTTAGGTCAGCTCAACTATGGATTCGAAGAGATGCGCTCGACGGGGGACGAGTACTTGGAACGAGAGGGAATTTCTATACCGGACCGCTATTACATAAAATCCCTAGATATGCGTTACAAGGGTCAGTATCATGAATTGGAAGTCCCCATTCGAAATAAAAATGTTGGAGTAATAGACGGGGATTTAGATGCATCTGCATTGAAACAATTAGTCGATGAATTTCACGAACTGCACGAAAATCTATATTCCTATCGCGATACTACGGAGACTGAAATTCTCAACCTGCGTCTGGCAGCTTGTGGCACCGTACATACCCCTCCATTGGAAGAGTCTGCATTTGTGAGTCGTGATGCATCGGCTTTTATAAAAGGCCAGAGACAAGCATACTTTGAGGATAGTGGCGGATTTAGCTCTACTGTTGTCTATGATGGTGAGAGTATGGAAGTTGGAAATGTAATAAAAGGTCCCGCTATCGTGGAGATGATCACTACCACCATTCTTGTTCCACCAGATGCCTTCTTGGAGGTAACTCCATATTCTAGCTTTCTAATCGAATTGACTAAATAG
- a CDS encoding Transcriptional regulator, TetR family: MARPKNTQKIFEIDRVIAHLFARKGYQRTSMRDIAHELGMNQASLYYYYKSKEEMLFRLMNGAMEDSLLVIEDICASDLSPEDKLSQVLSFYSRYFAGEQEREILLLNEMNSLNDQHRNILNEKQRHYVQLFYSILQELTDQNKMKPIDHTVATFAFFGMVHYTVRWYNRDGPINLEELANMFVEIFTRGIFR, encoded by the coding sequence ATGGCACGGCCTAAAAACACCCAGAAAATTTTCGAAATCGACCGCGTGATCGCCCATCTGTTTGCTCGGAAGGGCTATCAACGTACTTCTATGCGGGACATCGCGCACGAACTGGGCATGAATCAAGCTTCTCTCTATTATTATTATAAGAGTAAAGAAGAGATGCTTTTCCGTCTCATGAATGGGGCGATGGAGGATTCTTTACTTGTTATTGAAGATATTTGCGCTTCTGATCTTTCACCCGAAGATAAGTTGAGCCAAGTTCTCAGTTTTTATAGTCGCTATTTTGCAGGCGAGCAAGAACGTGAAATTCTTTTATTAAATGAAATGAATTCTCTTAACGATCAACATCGTAATATTCTTAACGAAAAACAACGTCACTATGTCCAGTTGTTTTATTCTATCTTGCAAGAGCTCACCGACCAAAATAAAATGAAACCGATTGATCATACTGTTGCAACATTCGCTTTCTTCGGTATGGTTCATTATACTGTGCGTTGGTATAATCGTGATGGACCTATCAACTTAGAAGAGCTAGCTAATATGTTTGTTGAAATATTCACTAGGGGCATTTTCCGCTAG
- a CDS encoding putative N-methylhydantoinase B/acetone carboxylase, alpha subunit (Evidence 3 : Putative function from multiple computational evidences), which produces MTKQYEIRVNPADFSVLTSAVFTIAREMGLNMERTARAPIYFSAHDFCTSLLSLDAEVIALAEYIPVLTGATPFAVNAVRKYFGDDVGEGDVFLVNDPYTLDGGNQLADWCIVYPIFYQNEQILWVANKAHQQDTGGGAPGGYNPHAIDIYAEGLRIPPLRIYKAGRERRSVVNLIMTNVRIPDVQHSDLLSLIGAARVAEKRVRAVMDNYGRDIFKVFLEDLLAYGEFLMRAEIEKIPDGTYHSEIHGDVPEAPVIVCDMTVEGDELTVDFTNSGPMSREYINSPIANTYSSVYQAILQSLGKRFDVRCGGCYRPIHIRTTPGTITHATFPATHGNCTNFVAKQIIEAVWAALAQVLPHETPGGWGSIPYWVFSGVDPRRGEGYGSPDFLSCASGAGAMWGVDGWSTNGPVICSGTLYYPEMEVCESLYPILWERWEWATDSAGPGRWRGGLGVHNEWVANGGTQPIFVHYAADPYDYYAAPAIEGGQTPPPNRKELFLAEGRHVSNQEVRDSKAFVLTSGARVVDFVQGGCGVGDPLTREVEEVWKDVRDGLVSLESAERDYGVVIDSENFSVKQKETEDIRLKMKTNR; this is translated from the coding sequence ATGACAAAGCAATATGAAATCCGGGTAAACCCGGCGGACTTCTCGGTTCTGACCTCGGCCGTTTTCACCATTGCGCGCGAAATGGGACTCAATATGGAACGGACAGCGCGTGCGCCTATCTATTTCTCGGCACACGATTTCTGTACCTCTCTGCTGAGTTTGGACGCAGAGGTTATAGCCTTAGCAGAATATATCCCTGTGTTGACGGGGGCTACACCTTTTGCTGTGAATGCTGTGAGAAAATATTTCGGGGATGATGTTGGTGAGGGAGATGTTTTCCTGGTGAATGATCCTTACACCTTGGATGGCGGTAATCAGTTGGCAGACTGGTGTATTGTTTATCCAATCTTTTATCAAAACGAACAAATTTTATGGGTCGCAAATAAAGCTCATCAACAGGACACAGGAGGTGGTGCGCCCGGTGGATATAATCCCCACGCCATCGATATCTATGCAGAGGGATTGCGTATTCCGCCGCTTAGGATATATAAGGCGGGTCGCGAACGGCGTAGTGTTGTAAATCTAATTATGACGAATGTACGTATCCCTGATGTTCAACACAGTGACCTGTTGTCTCTCATCGGTGCTGCCCGTGTGGCTGAAAAACGCGTCCGGGCAGTCATGGATAACTATGGCCGCGATATTTTTAAGGTATTTCTTGAAGATTTGCTAGCTTACGGTGAATTCTTAATGCGCGCCGAAATAGAGAAAATTCCGGATGGTACTTATCACAGTGAAATTCACGGTGATGTTCCAGAAGCTCCTGTTATAGTATGTGATATGACAGTAGAAGGGGATGAACTCACGGTCGATTTTACAAATAGTGGGCCTATGAGCCGCGAATATATAAATAGTCCTATCGCCAACACATATAGTTCCGTATACCAAGCCATTCTTCAGTCTCTTGGAAAACGTTTTGATGTGCGTTGCGGTGGATGCTATCGACCAATACATATTCGTACCACCCCCGGTACAATAACTCATGCAACCTTTCCTGCTACTCACGGCAATTGTACAAACTTTGTTGCTAAACAGATCATAGAAGCGGTTTGGGCAGCTCTGGCACAGGTGTTACCTCATGAAACTCCCGGAGGCTGGGGGTCTATCCCCTACTGGGTATTCAGCGGTGTCGACCCGCGTCGTGGAGAGGGCTACGGTTCTCCTGACTTTCTTTCATGCGCCTCAGGTGCCGGCGCTATGTGGGGTGTCGATGGTTGGTCAACGAACGGGCCGGTTATCTGCAGTGGAACGCTTTATTATCCAGAGATGGAAGTATGCGAGAGTCTTTATCCCATTCTATGGGAACGCTGGGAATGGGCAACGGATTCGGCCGGCCCCGGACGGTGGAGAGGTGGTTTAGGAGTTCACAATGAATGGGTTGCCAATGGTGGCACTCAACCCATTTTCGTCCATTATGCCGCTGATCCTTATGACTATTATGCTGCTCCGGCTATTGAAGGTGGCCAAACCCCCCCGCCAAACCGCAAAGAGCTTTTCTTGGCTGAAGGACGTCACGTCAGCAACCAGGAGGTGCGCGACAGCAAGGCATTTGTCCTAACCAGTGGTGCCCGGGTGGTGGATTTCGTCCAAGGGGGCTGCGGTGTAGGTGATCCATTGACCCGTGAGGTGGAGGAGGTGTGGAAAGACGTGCGGGACGGTTTAGTTTCATTAGAAAGTGCTGAAAGAGATTACGGAGTAGTGATCGATTCGGAAAACTTTTCCGTTAAACAAAAAGAGACTGAAGATATACGCCTTAAGATGAAAACAAATAGATGA
- a CDS encoding putative 4-hydroxybenzoyl-CoA reductase, beta subunit (Evidence 3 : Putative function from multiple computational evidences), with protein MIMPKFEYRKADSVTAAIALFEGFKGQASYLAGGTDLVPRVKSRLAMPAAVIDLKGIEALKTISRQGGALVIGANTTLFELKNDETVKEYFPALLASLDATSCETLQMRGTIGGNLLQNTRCLFYNQSLAWRTARGLCFKMGGDVCNAAPGAKRCFSNYCSDNALSLLTLSASVAIAGPQGERKIKLEKLFSGKGKNPFTLLPGEILTGVHIPLKTSQGAYEKLRVRGSIDYPLVGAACSVLGGKGKIAVGGIGLEPLVYDLKDLAEATLKETADKAYQDAKPVANAVLTPAYRKKMVRVLAQRAISKTVQEGK; from the coding sequence ATGATCATGCCCAAGTTTGAATACCGGAAGGCGGACAGCGTGACCGCGGCGATCGCCCTCTTCGAGGGCTTTAAAGGCCAAGCCTCTTACCTCGCAGGCGGGACGGACCTGGTCCCGCGGGTGAAATCGAGGCTCGCCATGCCGGCGGCCGTCATCGATCTGAAGGGCATAGAGGCCCTGAAGACCATTTCCCGGCAGGGAGGGGCCCTCGTGATCGGGGCCAACACCACGCTTTTCGAACTCAAGAACGACGAGACCGTCAAGGAGTACTTCCCGGCGCTCCTGGCCTCGCTCGACGCGACCTCGTGCGAAACCCTCCAGATGCGGGGCACCATCGGCGGAAACCTCCTGCAGAATACGCGCTGTCTTTTCTACAACCAGTCGCTCGCCTGGAGAACGGCGCGGGGCCTGTGCTTCAAAATGGGAGGAGATGTCTGCAACGCCGCCCCCGGCGCGAAGCGATGCTTCTCCAACTACTGCAGCGACAACGCCCTTTCGCTCCTGACCCTTTCGGCAAGCGTCGCGATCGCGGGCCCGCAGGGGGAGCGCAAGATCAAACTGGAGAAGCTTTTCAGCGGCAAGGGAAAAAACCCGTTCACTCTGCTGCCCGGGGAAATCCTGACGGGGGTCCACATTCCGCTCAAAACGTCGCAGGGGGCGTACGAAAAGCTGCGCGTCCGCGGCTCCATCGATTATCCCCTGGTCGGCGCGGCGTGCTCGGTCCTCGGCGGCAAAGGGAAGATCGCTGTCGGGGGCATCGGCCTCGAACCCCTCGTCTACGACCTGAAAGACCTCGCGGAGGCAACCCTCAAAGAGACCGCCGACAAGGCCTACCAGGACGCGAAACCGGTGGCGAATGCCGTGCTCACGCCCGCCTATCGCAAGAAAATGGTGCGGGTCCTTGCGCAAAGGGCCATCAGCAAGACCGTGCAGGAGGGAAAGTGA
- a CDS encoding hypothetical protein (Evidence 5 : Unknown function) — protein sequence MILVKNPHFRIGNRVLLGNHFHMDLGRYRKYHQASGFPPRKLSFCALRRIAF from the coding sequence ATGATATTGGTTAAAAATCCCCATTTCCGGATTGGAAACCGGGTTCTACTGGGAAATCATTTCCACATGGATCTAGGCAGGTACAGGAAATACCATCAGGCTTCGGGCTTTCCACCCCGGAAGTTAAGCTTTTGCGCATTGAGACGGATCGCTTTTTGA
- a CDS encoding Aldehyde oxidase and xanthine dehydrogenase, molybdopterin binding domain protein — protein MKNDLNVVGKRVVRSDSLAKVTGAAHYTADLKFPNMLVAKVLRSPHPHALIRGIDLTRALKVKGVKAAVSGFDTHGIKWGVFRYTQDHAMLPRDKVRYIGEDIAAVAAVDEEAALEAISRIEVDFEPLPAVFDPEEAMQEGAPQIHEAYQNNINIHVHIDVGEVDKAIEKAFLVREDTFRAGGEAYAMMEPYAVVASYSNGFLDLWMPNAGPHVRAKALSNLLKMPLNRVRVRPINSGGAFGGRSEVSPGDLVASLLSIKSGKPVKLVLSREENATSTRQVHEMKATIKTAMKKDGTILAKDYRVVYDGGAYSSTGPIATSIPFYVYEECYRLPNVRYNGYRVLTNKGIRGMYGCHGRAFLAGNEAQMDLMAKELGLDPVEIRLKNGLKPGEMTATESRISSCGLKETIEASARATDFKRRWGKPKDLNGIGMGSVAIMCGFPMGFRSGSSCYVKLNDDGQATLVTGLVDNGQGNESMVIQVASEVLGVPMQDINLVNADTEVTNLDPGAYSQAAAFVGANAVRVACENARKRLIAIAAEKLGIPEDDVDLKDRLAYSKKDPSTKMPISWVVREAFFRGDPIAATGTYFPKIDFEREWVSRPRGQMAGTFSFGTSVAEVSIDRETGRITIPRFTAAHDCGRPINPMAVEGQMEGSIQQAGVATIMEENLFDKGFLLNPDLLEYKVPLACDMPEIETIIVSSVDPEGPFGAKEGGLTVRMNAYSAVASAVANATGELFSELPLTPDRVLSALEGKKGGKK, from the coding sequence ATGAAGAATGATCTGAATGTCGTCGGTAAAAGGGTCGTCAGAAGCGACTCCCTCGCCAAAGTCACCGGAGCGGCGCATTACACCGCAGACCTGAAGTTTCCCAACATGCTCGTCGCCAAGGTCCTCCGGAGCCCCCATCCCCATGCCCTGATCCGCGGCATCGACCTGACGCGGGCCCTGAAAGTCAAAGGGGTCAAGGCCGCCGTCAGCGGCTTCGACACCCATGGGATCAAGTGGGGGGTCTTCCGCTACACCCAGGACCACGCGATGCTGCCCAGGGACAAGGTGCGCTACATCGGCGAGGACATCGCGGCGGTCGCGGCGGTCGATGAAGAGGCCGCCCTCGAGGCCATCTCCCGCATCGAGGTCGACTTCGAGCCGCTCCCGGCCGTTTTCGACCCCGAAGAGGCCATGCAGGAAGGTGCGCCCCAGATCCACGAAGCGTACCAGAACAACATCAACATCCACGTCCACATCGACGTGGGCGAGGTGGACAAGGCCATAGAGAAGGCCTTCCTCGTCAGGGAGGACACCTTCCGGGCCGGGGGAGAGGCCTACGCCATGATGGAGCCGTATGCGGTCGTCGCATCCTATTCGAACGGCTTCCTGGACCTGTGGATGCCCAATGCGGGCCCCCATGTGCGCGCCAAGGCCCTGTCGAACCTCCTGAAGATGCCGCTCAACCGCGTGCGGGTCCGCCCCATCAACTCGGGGGGCGCGTTCGGCGGCCGGTCCGAAGTCTCCCCGGGCGATCTCGTCGCTTCTCTTCTCTCCATCAAGTCGGGCAAACCCGTGAAACTGGTCCTCTCGCGCGAAGAAAACGCCACCAGCACCCGACAGGTGCACGAGATGAAGGCCACGATCAAGACCGCCATGAAAAAGGACGGTACGATCCTGGCGAAGGACTACCGGGTCGTATACGACGGCGGCGCCTACAGCTCCACCGGCCCGATCGCCACGTCGATCCCCTTCTACGTCTACGAGGAATGCTACCGCCTCCCGAATGTCCGCTACAACGGCTACCGGGTCCTCACCAACAAGGGCATCCGCGGCATGTACGGGTGCCACGGGAGGGCCTTCCTCGCCGGCAACGAGGCCCAGATGGACCTGATGGCGAAGGAACTCGGCCTGGACCCCGTGGAGATCCGCTTGAAAAACGGGCTCAAACCCGGTGAGATGACCGCCACCGAATCCCGGATCTCGAGCTGCGGCTTGAAGGAGACGATCGAGGCTTCAGCCAGGGCCACCGACTTCAAGCGGCGGTGGGGCAAGCCGAAGGATCTGAACGGGATCGGCATGGGCAGCGTGGCCATCATGTGCGGATTCCCGATGGGCTTCCGGTCCGGGTCTTCCTGCTATGTCAAGCTGAACGACGACGGGCAGGCGACGCTCGTGACGGGCCTGGTCGACAACGGGCAGGGAAACGAGTCGATGGTCATCCAGGTCGCCTCCGAGGTCCTTGGAGTCCCCATGCAGGACATCAACCTCGTGAACGCCGATACGGAGGTGACCAATCTCGACCCCGGCGCCTACTCGCAGGCGGCGGCCTTCGTAGGTGCCAACGCCGTGCGCGTGGCCTGCGAAAACGCCCGCAAACGGCTTATCGCCATCGCCGCGGAGAAGCTCGGCATTCCCGAAGACGACGTCGACCTCAAAGACCGCCTGGCCTATTCCAAAAAGGACCCGTCCACGAAGATGCCCATCTCCTGGGTCGTGCGAGAGGCCTTCTTCCGCGGAGACCCGATCGCAGCCACGGGCACGTATTTCCCGAAGATCGATTTCGAGCGCGAATGGGTCTCGCGCCCCCGAGGCCAGATGGCGGGGACCTTCTCCTTCGGCACATCGGTCGCCGAGGTCAGCATCGATCGCGAAACCGGCCGGATCACGATCCCCCGCTTCACAGCCGCGCACGACTGCGGCCGCCCGATCAACCCCATGGCCGTGGAAGGGCAGATGGAGGGCTCGATCCAGCAGGCGGGGGTCGCCACCATCATGGAAGAAAACCTCTTCGACAAGGGGTTCCTGCTGAACCCGGACCTGCTCGAATACAAGGTTCCCCTCGCCTGCGACATGCCCGAGATCGAGACGATCATCGTCAGCTCCGTCGATCCCGAGGGGCCGTTCGGCGCCAAGGAGGGCGGCCTCACCGTCCGGATGAACGCCTACAGCGCCGTCGCCTCAGCCGTGGCGAACGCCACGGGAGAACTGTTCAGTGAACTTCCACTCACCCCTGACAGGGTCTTGAGCGCCCTGGAAGGCAAAAAGGGGGGAAAGAAATGA
- a CDS encoding hypothetical protein (Evidence 5 : Unknown function): MGLSMRRIYKKNFSFLDWKPGRAAKIITGRIRGVYEN, translated from the coding sequence GTGGGACTGAGCATGCGGCGCATATACAAGAAAAATTTTTCATTTCTGGATTGGAAACCTGGTCGTGCTGCAAAAATCATTACCGGACGGATACGAGGCGTTTATGAAAATTGA
- the cutC gene encoding Glyceraldehyde dehydrogenase small chain, translated as MKTRKVTFEINGETCTSQVRPYETLLETLRERLDLTGAKEACGMGSCGACTVMIDGVPTRSCLVLTPEVEGSSITTVEGLAKGEELHPLQEAFMEKGAVQCGFCTSGMIMNAKGLLDRNPAPTRQDVIRTVSSNICRCTGYKKIVEAVQAAAKAPGES; from the coding sequence ATGAAAACCAGGAAAGTAACCTTCGAGATCAATGGCGAGACCTGCACATCACAGGTGAGGCCTTATGAAACGCTGCTCGAAACGCTCAGGGAACGCCTCGATCTGACCGGAGCGAAAGAGGCCTGCGGGATGGGATCGTGCGGGGCCTGCACCGTCATGATAGACGGCGTGCCCACCCGGAGCTGCCTGGTGCTGACCCCGGAGGTCGAGGGCTCATCCATTACCACGGTCGAAGGGCTTGCAAAGGGGGAAGAACTCCATCCGCTGCAGGAGGCCTTCATGGAAAAGGGCGCAGTCCAGTGCGGCTTCTGCACCTCCGGCATGATCATGAACGCCAAGGGACTGCTGGACCGGAATCCGGCCCCGACCAGACAGGACGTGATCCGCACCGTCTCCTCGAACATCTGCCGCTGCACCGGATACAAAAAGATCGTCGAGGCCGTCCAGGCGGCCGCAAAGGCGCCTGGCGAGTCATAA
- a CDS encoding hypothetical protein (Evidence 5 : Unknown function): MFLKITSTDNALIGLGCKEIIKLSYIHPEMFHPAWPGFQSGNESLFFRRFACLFPPLYRRPRFANIKKTNRLRERDLLYTAQANLNIDAQIGREDHLQMQI; the protein is encoded by the coding sequence ATGTTTCTCAAAATCACGTCGACCGATAATGCCCTGATTGGTCTAGGATGTAAAGAGATTATAAAGCTATCCTATATCCATCCGGAAATGTTTCATCCAGCATGGCCCGGTTTTCAATCCGGAAATGAGAGTCTTTTCTTCAGACGCTTCGCGTGCTTATTCCCACCGCTTTACCGCAGGCCTCGGTTTGCCAATATTAAGAAAACCAACCGTTTGCGAGAAAGAGACCTATTGTACACCGCACAAGCAAATCTCAACATTGATGCCCAGATTGGCAGAGAAGACCATTTACAGATGCAAATCTAA
- a CDS encoding Lactoylglutathione lyase-like lyase, with translation MKIEKIDHICFAVKDLDDLKRVYQDDFGLTPACEYVAESEKIKVARYYIGEVAVEFMESTAPDGEVAKFIDRQGEGFFLISYKVDDLPKAMAELKEKNVRLIDDKPRELLGNRYAFVHHPNQLHGVLTELLDGEFDMEAGK, from the coding sequence ATGAAAATTGAGAAGATCGACCACATCTGTTTTGCCGTAAAGGATCTGGATGATTTAAAGAGGGTTTACCAGGATGATTTCGGGTTGACCCCGGCCTGCGAGTACGTTGCGGAGTCCGAAAAGATCAAGGTTGCGCGGTATTACATCGGAGAGGTGGCGGTGGAGTTCATGGAATCGACTGCACCGGACGGCGAGGTGGCGAAATTCATCGACCGGCAGGGGGAGGGTTTCTTCCTGATCTCCTACAAGGTCGATGACCTGCCGAAGGCCATGGCGGAGTTGAAGGAGAAAAACGTGAGGCTCATCGACGACAAACCGCGGGAACTGCTCGGCAACCGGTACGCCTTTGTCCACCACCCGAATCAGCTCCACGGGGTTCTGACAGAGCTGCTGGACGGCGAGTTCGATATGGAAGCCGGCAAGTGA